In one Brassica oleracea var. oleracea cultivar TO1000 chromosome C9, BOL, whole genome shotgun sequence genomic region, the following are encoded:
- the LOC106315126 gene encoding uncharacterized protein LOC106315126, which yields MDPATVQRLKEIHRRNAPDIFFLMETKNNTEMIKKTVQWLPLDNTHVVPPHSPGGGGLFLIWKPDIQLTVRKSTRNYIDTIITDKGVTFQATFVYGEPDQTKRYEVWNQISTLQPTTGTPWFLTGDFNEITDNSEKSGGPERAGGTFCAFRSFLSQNDLFDVKHYGNFLSWRGNRNSHVVQCRLDRAISNSEWMDKFPSCRCQYLMVEGSDHRPLISFLDTTRKKGMKIFRFDRRLRDNAEVKNLIQRVWDSNPYLDVEDRLGLCRREICKWSKAFQENSRKTLVLLRAQLDVAMTNSIPNNDLIHQLNMSLLQTYLKEEEYWKQRTRQLWLTLGDSNTGYFHATTKARKAKNRMTVIEDDKEVPHFEEEQIAKVICQFYNQLFISSDYDGLHTVEEALSPCVTPEINEELIKDPTPSELEKQYLRSTLIKHLDLTVSQPASSKQIGRLWDLR from the coding sequence ATGGACCCTGCAACAGTCCAGCGCTTAAAGGAGATTCACAGGAGGAATGCTCCTGATATCTTCTTTCTCATGGAGACTAAAAACAACACTGAAATGATCAAAAAGACTGTCCAATGGCTCCCCCTTGACAACACACATGTAGTTCCGCCACACAGCCCAGGTGGAGGCGGTTTGTTCCTCATCTGGAAACCTGACATCCAACTCACAGTTAGAAAGAGCACAAGAAACTACATTGATACGATCATTACGGATAAGGGCGTTACCTTCCAAGCGACCTTTGTGTATGGAGAACCAGATCAGACAAAAAGATATGAGGTATGGAATCAGATATCAACTCTCCAACCAACAACAGGGACCCCATGGTTTTTAACCGGAGACTTCAACGAAATCACTGACAACAGTGAAAAATCAGGAGGTCCGGAGAGAGCAGGAGGCACATTCTGCGCATTTAGATCCTTCCTCTCACAAAATGATCTCTTCGATGTTAAACACTATGGAAATTTTCTATCCTGGAGAGGGAACAGGAACTCACATGTAGTTCAATGCCGTCTGGATAGAGCAATAAGCAATAGTGAGTGGATGGACAAATTCCCGTCGTGCCGGTGCCAATACCTTATGGTCGAAGGCTCTGACCATCGGCCCCTCATATCCTTCTTGGATACAACAAGGAAAAAAGGAATGAAGATTTTTAGATTCGACAGAAGGTTAAGAGACAATGCAGAGGTCAAAAATCTTATCCAACGAGTATGGGATTCGAATCCTTATCTTGATGTTGAGGACCGTCTAGGCCTTTGTCGAAGAGAAATCTGTAAATGGAGCAAAGCCTTCCAGGAAAATAGCAGGAAAACCTTGGTCCTACTCCGAGCTCAACTAGATGTTGCGATGACAAACTCCATTCCGAACAATGATCTGATACATCAATTAAATATGAGTTTGCTACAAACCTATTTAAAGGAAGAGGAGTATTGGAAACAAAGAACCAGGCAGCTCTGGTTAACTCTAGGAGACTCCAATACAGGCTATTTCCACGCTACTACTAAGGCAAGGAAAGCAAAGAACAGAATGACCGTAATAGAAGATGACAAGGAGGTACCTCACTTTGAGGAAGAACAAATCGCAAAGGTCATTTGTCAATTCTATAACCAGCTCTTCATCTCCTCTGATTACGATGGCCTACATACGGTCGAAGAAGCTCTATCTCCATGTGTGACACCTGAAATCAATGAAGAACTCATTAAAGATCCCACACCATCAGAATTAGAGAAGCAATATTTGCGATCCACCCTGATAAAGCACCTGGACCTGACGGTTTCTCAGCCAGCTTCTTCCAAGCAAATTGGGAGGTTGTGGGACCTGAGGTAG